In Antechinus flavipes isolate AdamAnt ecotype Samford, QLD, Australia chromosome 3, AdamAnt_v2, whole genome shotgun sequence, a genomic segment contains:
- the CCDC97 gene encoding coiled-coil domain-containing protein 97 isoform X2, whose translation METEAVQDSRAAAASAAPELGLGGGALHWGEPSGAQPPQAPQKQGPAQTEEEDEEEVQEDPGVRAMLRAVAGSRIPVCSQQKDEPDFTEREKVAILRRLYRDKPLVFLERFRSSLREEHLACFQHLRGDYRADFYCAEVLRGAAARGRASRTRLRNRRYAALQELIRGGEYFSDEQMRARDPLLYEQYIGQYLSEEELAARSPKTLAPDGCPLADLLLQSYQEGVLQRRLLQQQEEEDACLEEDEDEEEEDEEEEENCGPGQEEEVWVPDSEEKVILREEFTSRMHQRFLDGKDGDFDYSKVDDNPEFDNLDIVTRDEEERYFDEEEPGEAEPDEED comes from the exons ATGGAGACGGAAGCGGTTCAGGATTCCCGAGCAG cagcagcttctGCAGCCCCCGAGCTCGGCCTTGGAGGGGGCGCCCTGCACTGGGGGGAGCCGAGCGGGGCGCAGCCCCCTCAGGCCCCCCAGAAGCAGGGCCCTGCCCAGAccgaggaggaggacgaggaggaggtcCAGGAGGACCCTGGCGTCCGGGCCATGCTGCGCGCCGTGGCCGGCAGCCGCATCCCAGTGTGCAGCCAGCAGAAGGACGAGCCCGACTTCACCGAGAGGGAGAAGGTGGCCATCCTGCGCCGCCTCTACCGCGACAAGCCCCTGGTCTTCCTGGAGCGCTTCCGCAGCAGCCTCCGCGAAGAGCACCTGGCCTGCTTCCAGCATCTGCGCGGGGACTACCGGGCCGACTTCTACTGCGCGGAGGTGCTGCGGGGGGCGGCCGCCCGGGGCAGGGCCTCCCGCACCCGCCTGCGCAACCGGCGCTATGCAGCCCTGCAGGAGCTCATCCGCG GTGGGGAGTACTTCAGCGATGAGCAGATGCGGGCCCGGGACCCCCTGCTGTATGAGCAGTACATTGGACAGTACCTGAGCGAAGAGGAGCTGGCTGCCCGCTCCCCAAAGACCTTGGCCCCGGATGGCTGCCCTCTGGCAGACCTGCTCCTCCAGTCCTACCAGGAGGGGGTGCTCCAGCGAAGGCTGCtgcagcagcaggaggaggaggatgccTGCCTGGAGGAGGAcgaagatgaagaggaggaggatgaagaagaggaagaaa ATTGCGGGCCTGGGCAGGAGGAAGAAGTCTGGGTCCCCGATTCAGAGGAGAAGGTCATCCTCAGGGAGGAATTCACCAGCAGGATGCACCAGCGCTTCCTGGACGGCAAAGACGGAGACTTTGATTACAG TAAGGTGGACGACAACCCGGAATTTGACAACTTGGACATTGTGACTCGGGATGAGGAAGAGCGCTATTTTGATGAAGAGGAGCCGGGGGAGGCGGAGCCAGATGAGGAGGACTAG
- the CCDC97 gene encoding coiled-coil domain-containing protein 97 isoform X1, with protein METEAVQDSRAAAAASAAPELGLGGGALHWGEPSGAQPPQAPQKQGPAQTEEEDEEEVQEDPGVRAMLRAVAGSRIPVCSQQKDEPDFTEREKVAILRRLYRDKPLVFLERFRSSLREEHLACFQHLRGDYRADFYCAEVLRGAAARGRASRTRLRNRRYAALQELIRGGEYFSDEQMRARDPLLYEQYIGQYLSEEELAARSPKTLAPDGCPLADLLLQSYQEGVLQRRLLQQQEEEDACLEEDEDEEEEDEEEEENCGPGQEEEVWVPDSEEKVILREEFTSRMHQRFLDGKDGDFDYSKVDDNPEFDNLDIVTRDEEERYFDEEEPGEAEPDEED; from the exons ATGGAGACGGAAGCGGTTCAGGATTCCCGAGCAG cagcagcagcttctGCAGCCCCCGAGCTCGGCCTTGGAGGGGGCGCCCTGCACTGGGGGGAGCCGAGCGGGGCGCAGCCCCCTCAGGCCCCCCAGAAGCAGGGCCCTGCCCAGAccgaggaggaggacgaggaggaggtcCAGGAGGACCCTGGCGTCCGGGCCATGCTGCGCGCCGTGGCCGGCAGCCGCATCCCAGTGTGCAGCCAGCAGAAGGACGAGCCCGACTTCACCGAGAGGGAGAAGGTGGCCATCCTGCGCCGCCTCTACCGCGACAAGCCCCTGGTCTTCCTGGAGCGCTTCCGCAGCAGCCTCCGCGAAGAGCACCTGGCCTGCTTCCAGCATCTGCGCGGGGACTACCGGGCCGACTTCTACTGCGCGGAGGTGCTGCGGGGGGCGGCCGCCCGGGGCAGGGCCTCCCGCACCCGCCTGCGCAACCGGCGCTATGCAGCCCTGCAGGAGCTCATCCGCG GTGGGGAGTACTTCAGCGATGAGCAGATGCGGGCCCGGGACCCCCTGCTGTATGAGCAGTACATTGGACAGTACCTGAGCGAAGAGGAGCTGGCTGCCCGCTCCCCAAAGACCTTGGCCCCGGATGGCTGCCCTCTGGCAGACCTGCTCCTCCAGTCCTACCAGGAGGGGGTGCTCCAGCGAAGGCTGCtgcagcagcaggaggaggaggatgccTGCCTGGAGGAGGAcgaagatgaagaggaggaggatgaagaagaggaagaaa ATTGCGGGCCTGGGCAGGAGGAAGAAGTCTGGGTCCCCGATTCAGAGGAGAAGGTCATCCTCAGGGAGGAATTCACCAGCAGGATGCACCAGCGCTTCCTGGACGGCAAAGACGGAGACTTTGATTACAG TAAGGTGGACGACAACCCGGAATTTGACAACTTGGACATTGTGACTCGGGATGAGGAAGAGCGCTATTTTGATGAAGAGGAGCCGGGGGAGGCGGAGCCAGATGAGGAGGACTAG
- the TGFB1 gene encoding transforming growth factor beta-1 proprotein, producing the protein MPPSGLRAAAAAALVPLLALLLAPPRPAAAMSTCKTLDMELVKRRRIEAIRGQILSKLRLDSPPSPGDVPPGPLPDAVLALYNSTRDRVAEPGPEAETDYYAKEVTRVLMLPQNPDVEKIPHSVYFHFNISELREAVPDPTLLSRAELRMLKTKSTVEQHVELYQKFGNGSWRYLTNQRVRPSQSVEWLSFDVTSVVYQWLSSREKTETFRLSAHCSCDQKDTQLHMDISGLNNVRGDMGIIQNQNRPFLLLMATPLDRAQNLHTHRNRRALDTDYCFSSSEKNCCVRQLYIDFRKDLGWKWIHEPKGYHANFCLGPCPYIWSLDNQYSKVLALYNQHNPGASVNPCCVPQALEPLPIVYYVGRKPKVEQLSNMIVRSCKCS; encoded by the exons ATGCCGCCCTCGGGGCtgcgggcggcggcggcggctgcccTGGTGCCGCTGCTGGCGCTCCTGCTGGCCCCGCCGCGCCCGGCTGCGGCCATGTCCACCTGCAAGACCTTGGACATGGAGCTGGTGAAGCGGCGGCGCATCGAGGCCATCCGCGGGCAGATCCTGTCCAAGCTGCGGCTGGACAGCCCGCCAAGCCCGGGCGACGTGCCCCCGGGCCCGCTGCCCGACGCCGTGCTCGCCCTCTACAACAGCACCCGGGACCGCGTGGCCGAGCCGGGGCCCGAGGCCGAGACCGACTACTACGCCAAGGAGGTCACCCGGGTCCTCATGCTGCCCCAGAATCCGG ATGTTGAGAAGATCCCCCATAGCGTCTACTTCCACTTCAACATCTCGGAGCTCCGGGAAGCCGTGCCCGACCCGACGCTGCTGTCTCGAGCTGAGCTCCGGATGCTGAAGACCAAGTCTACAGTGGAACAGCACGTGGAGCTCTATCAG AAATTTGGCAACGGCTCCTGGCGCTACCTGACCAACCAGCGCGTGCGGCCCAGCCAGAGCGTGGAGTGGCTGTCCTTTGATGTCACCAGTGTGGTGTACCAGTGGCTGAGCAGCAGAG AAAAGACGGAGACCTTCCGCCTCAGCGCCCACTGCTCGTGTGACCAGAAGGATACCCAGCTACATATGGACATTAGTG GTCTGAACAACGTCCGCGGAGACATGGGCATTATTCAGAACCAGAACCGTCCTTTCCTGCTGCTCATGGCCACCCCGTTGGACAGGGCCCAGAACCTTCACACCCACAGGAACCGGAGGGCCCTGGACACCGACTACTGCTTCAG CTCCTCGGAGAAGAACTGCTGTGTCCGGCAGCTCTACATCGATTTTCGCAAAGATTTGGGCTGGAAGTGGATCCATGAGCCCAAAGGTTATCACGCCAATTTCTGCCTGGGGCCCTGTCCCTACATCTGGAGCCTGGACAACCAGTACAGCAAG gttctggccctctacaaccAGCACAACCCGGGGGCCTCGGTCAACCCTTGCTGCGTGCCCCAGGCCCTGGAGCCCTTGCCCATCGTTTACTATGTGGGGCGGAAGCCCAAGGTGGAGCAGCTGTCCAACATGATTGTCCGCTCCTGCAAGTGCAGCTGA
- the B9D2 gene encoding B9 domain-containing protein 2 translates to MAEVHVIGQIVGATGFSEDSLFCKWGIHTGGAWKLLSGVREGQTQVDTPQLGSMAYWSHPIDLHFATKGLQGWPRLHLQVWSQDGFGRCQLSGYGFSHVPSSPGIHSLHCVTWRPLGGWREQLARAFVGGGPQLLHSDVVYTGADRYRLHTAAGGTVHLELAVILRNFSRYGVEC, encoded by the exons ATGGCCGAGGTCCATGTCATTGGTCAGATCGTTGGGGCAACAGGTTTTTCTGAAGACAGCCTCTTCTGCAAGTGGGGTATCCATACAG GTGGGGCCTGGAAGCTGTTGTCAGGTGTTCGAGAAGGCCAGACCCAGGTGGACACTCCCCAGCTGGGCAGCATGGCCTACTGGTCTCACCCGATTGACCTGCACTTTGCCACCAAAGGCCTTCAGG GCTGGCCCCGGCTCCACCTGCAAGTGTGGTCTCAGGACGGCTTCGGCCGCTGCCAGCTGTCCGGCTACGGCTTCTCCCACGTGCCCAGCAGCCCCGGGATCCACAGCCTCCACTGTGTGACATGGCGCCCCTTGGGCGGCTGGCGAGAGCAGCTGGCCAGGGCCTTCGTGGGTGGTGGGCCCCAGCTGCTGCACAGCGATGTGGTCTACACCGGCGCCGACCGCTACAGGCTCCACACGGCCGCAGGGGGCACCGTGCACCTGGAGCTGGCCGTGATCCTGAGAAACTTTTCCCGTTATGGGGTGGAGTGCTAA
- the TMEM91 gene encoding transmembrane protein 91, whose amino-acid sequence MDNPQDLHQPLLGPPPDGSPVVEPPSSKPPPSSKSPGSKSPGSKPPGSKAPGSKAPGSAPKQKRPRKEKVAKEMLPLPTVSLGLLEPKNPELEDWSSDSDYDGMGVGQFTPLLSRDYVGLAVFSILCCFWPLGIAAFSLAQKTNKAWAAGDVRAAGASARRAFLLAILAIGLGVCIYTAALVTLATYLTSGDSL is encoded by the exons ATGGACAATCCCCAGGACTTGCATCAGCCCTTGCTTGGGCCACCACCAGATGGGTCCCCAGTTGTGGAGCCCCCCAGCTCCAAGCCCCCCCCCAGCTCCAAGTCCCCCGGCTCCAAGTCCCCCGGTTCCAAGCCCCCCGGCTCCAAGGCCCCCGGTTCCAAGGCCCCTGGCTCGGCCCCAAAGCAAAAGCGCCCTCGCAAAGAGAAGGTCGCCAAGGAGATGCTGCCCCTGCCTACTGTCAGCCTGGGGCTCCTGGAGCCCAAGAACCCTGAGTTAGAG gaCTGGTCCAGCGACAGCGACTACGACGGGATGGGGGTGGGCCAGTTCACCCCCCTGCTCTCCCGGGACTACGTGGGGCTGGCCGTGTTCTCCATCCTGTGCTGCTTCTGGCCCTTGGGCATCGCAGCCTTCTCCCTGGCCCAGAAG ACCAACAAGGCCTGGGCAGCTGGCGACGTCCGCGCAGCCGGAGCCTCCGCCCGCCGGGCCTTCCTGCTGGCCATCCTGGCCATCGGCCTGGGGGTCTGCATCTACACGGCGGCCCTGGTCACACTGGCCACCTACCTGACCTCTGGGGATTCCCTCTAG